One Glycocaulis abyssi DNA window includes the following coding sequences:
- a CDS encoding isoprenyl transferase — MSAEPGGQITVPRHVAVIMDGNGRWAAARGLPRAMGHRQGVEAVRALVRGSADLGVTHLTLFGFSTENWRRSTEEVSTLFDLLKQFVDADLDDLAKNGVRVRILGSRDGLSADIREIIDRAEARTAVNTRFNLNVAFNYGGRDEIVRTVRALLAEFQAGALQGEIDEKAFAARLDTSGLPDPDLIIRTSGEMRISNFLLWQGAYSELVFMDVLWPDFSIDHMKEAIGIYQSRSRRFGGRP; from the coding sequence ATGTCAGCTGAACCCGGCGGCCAGATCACCGTGCCGCGTCACGTGGCCGTCATCATGGACGGTAACGGGCGCTGGGCTGCGGCGCGCGGCCTGCCAAGGGCCATGGGGCATCGTCAGGGCGTAGAGGCGGTTCGCGCGCTTGTGCGTGGCTCTGCCGACCTAGGCGTTACTCATCTGACACTGTTCGGATTTTCTACCGAGAACTGGCGGCGGTCCACCGAAGAGGTGAGTACGCTTTTCGACCTGCTCAAGCAGTTTGTCGACGCGGATCTGGACGATCTGGCGAAAAATGGCGTGCGGGTGCGCATCCTGGGCAGCCGGGACGGCTTGTCCGCCGACATCCGCGAGATCATTGACCGGGCTGAGGCCCGCACTGCCGTCAATACGCGCTTCAATCTCAATGTGGCCTTCAACTATGGCGGCCGCGACGAAATCGTCCGGACGGTCAGAGCCTTGCTCGCGGAGTTTCAGGCCGGCGCCCTGCAGGGCGAGATTGACGAAAAAGCCTTCGCCGCCCGCCTGGATACCAGCGGGCTGCCCGATCCGGACCTGATTATCCGCACCAGCGGCGAAATGCGCATATCCAACTTCCTGCTCTGGCAGGGCGCGTATTCGGAGCTGGTCTTCATGGATGTGCTGTGGCCGGACTTTTCCATCGATCACATGAAAGAGGCGATTGGCATCTACCAGTCACGCAGTCGCCGGTTTGGCGGGCGCCCGTGA
- a CDS encoding RIP metalloprotease, with protein sequence MTDLLGSGLLSVAAFVAVISFVVVIHELGHYLAGRYFGVHAEVFSIGFGPTLASWHDRKGTLWRIAGLPLGGYVRFLGDADAASARDLATLERLKAARADAGKVFHFKPVWQRAIIVLAGPAANFLLAIVLFAAVGMARGEATIEPLIGEITAESPAEAAGFQTGDLLLTIDGQRVRTFTDLSQAVMTRAGQPMRFTVERDGEELTLHATPRREMRADGLGGTRAFGFLGVGLSPEAQIMQRRFGPVEAVGHGVTQTGRVLVTIVDYLARLVTFQASLEHINGPLGIATTAGQVANIAVSDPGAEDGSGYDVGVALMRLATNLILLAGILSVAIGLMNLLPIPVLDGGHLVYYAYEAVAKHPPSPSVQSLGLKAGLALILGLMVVATWNDLNYLAGLFS encoded by the coding sequence GTGACGGACTTGCTTGGATCGGGACTGCTCAGCGTCGCGGCCTTTGTGGCCGTGATCTCGTTTGTCGTGGTCATCCATGAGCTTGGTCACTATCTGGCAGGCCGGTATTTCGGCGTGCACGCGGAAGTGTTTTCAATCGGGTTCGGCCCGACCCTGGCCAGCTGGCATGACAGAAAAGGTACGCTCTGGCGTATCGCCGGCTTGCCGCTGGGTGGCTATGTCCGCTTTCTGGGTGATGCCGATGCAGCCAGTGCCCGCGATCTGGCAACGCTAGAGCGGCTGAAGGCCGCGCGCGCCGACGCAGGCAAGGTGTTTCATTTCAAACCGGTATGGCAGCGCGCGATCATCGTGCTGGCCGGTCCGGCGGCCAATTTTCTGCTCGCCATAGTCCTTTTTGCCGCGGTCGGCATGGCCCGCGGCGAGGCGACCATTGAGCCGCTCATCGGCGAGATCACGGCTGAAAGCCCCGCCGAAGCGGCAGGCTTCCAGACCGGCGATCTGCTGCTCACAATTGATGGTCAGCGCGTCCGCACCTTCACCGACCTTTCACAGGCGGTGATGACGCGGGCAGGACAGCCCATGCGCTTTACCGTGGAACGCGACGGCGAGGAGCTGACCCTGCACGCCACGCCGCGCCGGGAAATGCGTGCTGACGGGCTGGGCGGCACGCGCGCGTTCGGCTTTCTGGGTGTTGGCCTGTCTCCCGAAGCGCAAATCATGCAGCGCCGGTTCGGTCCCGTTGAGGCGGTAGGTCACGGCGTCACCCAGACGGGCCGCGTATTGGTAACAATTGTTGATTATCTGGCACGGCTGGTCACGTTCCAGGCGTCGCTCGAACACATAAATGGCCCGCTGGGCATCGCGACTACGGCTGGGCAGGTCGCCAACATTGCCGTCAGCGATCCGGGCGCGGAAGACGGCAGCGGCTATGATGTCGGCGTAGCGCTGATGCGTCTGGCTACCAATCTCATTCTGCTGGCCGGAATCCTGTCCGTGGCGATCGGATTGATGAATCTCCTGCCAATCCCGGTTCTAGACGGTGGCCACCTTGTGTATTACGCCTACGAAGCCGTGGCGAAACATCCACCCAGCCCCTCGGTTCAGTCGCTTGGCCTCAAGGCCGGCTTGGCGCTGATACTCGGGCTGATGGTGGTCGCCACATGGAATGATTTGAATTATCTGGCCGGCCTCTTCTCCTGA
- the bamA gene encoding outer membrane protein assembly factor BamA, which produces MKVFVWTIAALALLCSPLAHAQPAREDAAAAELPGAQGNQEAPRILQIFVEGNQRVEADTILSYMLVRPGDVADPRLINLSIQTLFATNLFADVRVAIEEATLIVYVRENPVINRVVLEGNRAINDSRITDEIQLGPRALFTRTRVQADVQRILEVYRRSGRFAVQVNPQIVELPQNRVDLVFEISEGPTTGVRRINFVGNRAYSDRRLRGEVVTSESRWWRFFDSNDNYDPDRLEFDREQLREFYADRGYADFRVSSAIAELVPDQSGFYVTYTVDEGQVYSFGEITVTTEIEDLDPEYLQAIVSTRPDALYVGSRIEELVDTLTFAAGAAGYAFVDVRPRVRTNRETQTVDIEYVINPAPRVYIERIDIAGNTRTLDRVIRREMELVEGDAFNQVLVNLSRQRVRRLGFFEDVEITPVQGSSADRAQLQVAVTEQPTGELAFGVGYSSTDSFLVDFSVSERNLRGRGQFLRLRVSESSRRRQIDIRFTEPRFLDRNLAAGFDLFQVRSNFSREASFETESTGFSLRTGFPLTASVEAGVNFTLRNDEVRTFSGVSSAIARAAGSRLTSLVGYSVAWNRVNDFQMPTNGFRLSLNQELAGFGGDVRYIRTEGRGSIYRNVFRPDVVLSLTGESGLIVGWGGDDVRINDRFFKGGNSFRGFETAGIGPRVVQRNADGQLVRGDALGGNFYAIGALELGFPLGLPEQYGVRGSVFTEFGTMGVLPSVDQIADAGGTTSPFTIDELAPRVSVGVSIFWDSPFGPVRFDFAEAVVYQDYDRREFFRFSTSTGF; this is translated from the coding sequence ATGAAGGTTTTCGTCTGGACGATAGCGGCCCTGGCGCTTCTGTGCTCGCCGCTCGCCCATGCCCAGCCGGCCCGCGAAGACGCCGCCGCTGCGGAATTGCCGGGTGCGCAGGGAAATCAGGAAGCTCCCCGGATCCTTCAGATATTTGTTGAGGGCAATCAGCGCGTCGAGGCGGATACCATCCTGTCCTACATGCTGGTTCGCCCTGGTGACGTGGCAGACCCGCGCCTGATTAACCTGTCTATCCAGACGCTGTTTGCGACCAATCTGTTTGCCGACGTCCGGGTCGCGATCGAAGAGGCCACACTGATCGTCTATGTGCGCGAGAATCCGGTCATCAACCGGGTCGTGCTGGAAGGTAACCGGGCGATCAATGACAGCCGGATTACAGACGAGATACAGCTCGGCCCGCGCGCCCTGTTCACGCGCACCCGCGTGCAGGCGGATGTTCAGCGCATCCTTGAGGTATATCGCCGGTCTGGACGTTTTGCCGTCCAGGTGAATCCACAGATCGTGGAGCTGCCGCAGAACCGCGTGGATCTGGTGTTCGAGATTTCCGAAGGGCCGACGACAGGCGTCCGGCGGATCAATTTTGTCGGCAACCGGGCCTATTCTGACCGGCGTTTGCGCGGAGAAGTCGTGACCAGCGAGTCGCGCTGGTGGCGGTTCTTCGATTCGAATGACAATTACGATCCCGACCGGCTCGAGTTTGACCGCGAGCAGTTGCGCGAATTCTATGCCGACCGGGGCTATGCCGACTTCCGCGTGAGTTCGGCTATCGCCGAGCTGGTGCCCGACCAGTCGGGATTCTACGTCACCTACACGGTCGACGAAGGGCAGGTTTACAGCTTTGGCGAGATCACGGTTACGACCGAGATTGAAGATCTCGACCCGGAATATCTGCAAGCCATCGTGTCGACCCGGCCTGATGCGCTGTATGTGGGCAGTCGTATTGAGGAGTTGGTAGACACGCTGACATTTGCTGCGGGTGCGGCGGGATATGCGTTCGTGGATGTGCGTCCGCGCGTGCGCACGAACCGCGAGACACAAACCGTAGACATCGAATACGTCATCAACCCGGCACCGCGCGTGTATATCGAGCGGATCGATATTGCGGGGAATACCCGTACGCTGGACCGCGTGATCCGGCGCGAGATGGAACTGGTCGAGGGCGACGCGTTCAACCAGGTGCTGGTCAATCTGTCACGCCAGCGCGTCCGCCGTCTGGGCTTCTTTGAAGACGTCGAGATTACACCCGTACAGGGAAGCAGCGCAGATCGCGCGCAGCTGCAGGTTGCCGTGACCGAGCAGCCGACGGGCGAGCTGGCGTTCGGCGTAGGCTACTCGTCGACCGACTCATTCCTTGTCGATTTTTCGGTGTCCGAGCGCAATCTGCGCGGCCGCGGCCAGTTCCTGCGCTTGCGCGTGTCTGAAAGCTCGCGCCGCCGTCAGATCGATATCCGCTTCACCGAGCCGCGTTTCCTGGATCGCAATCTGGCGGCGGGCTTCGACCTGTTCCAGGTCCGCTCCAACTTCTCGCGCGAAGCCTCGTTTGAGACAGAATCCACAGGTTTCAGCCTTCGTACCGGCTTCCCGCTTACAGCGTCGGTTGAGGCAGGGGTGAATTTCACGCTCCGTAACGATGAGGTGCGGACTTTCTCCGGCGTGTCGAGTGCGATTGCCCGCGCCGCCGGATCGCGCCTGACCTCTCTTGTCGGGTATTCGGTGGCCTGGAACCGGGTCAACGACTTCCAGATGCCGACAAACGGTTTCCGGCTGAGCCTGAACCAGGAATTGGCCGGTTTTGGCGGGGATGTGCGATATATCCGCACCGAAGGGCGCGGATCGATCTATCGTAACGTCTTCCGGCCGGATGTTGTTCTCAGCCTGACTGGCGAGTCAGGACTGATCGTCGGCTGGGGCGGCGATGACGTGCGCATCAATGACCGCTTCTTCAAGGGCGGCAATTCCTTCCGTGGCTTTGAAACTGCCGGCATAGGGCCGCGCGTGGTTCAGCGTAACGCAGACGGCCAGCTTGTCCGGGGTGATGCGCTGGGCGGCAATTTCTATGCTATCGGTGCGCTTGAGCTGGGCTTCCCGCTGGGCCTGCCTGAGCAGTATGGCGTCCGCGGCAGCGTGTTTACCGAGTTCGGGACGATGGGTGTTCTGCCTTCAGTTGACCAGATTGCTGACGCAGGTGGAACAACATCGCCCTTCACTATCGATGAGCTGGCACCGCGCGTGTCGGTTGGCGTCAGTATTTTCTGGGACTCGCCATTCGGCCCCGTGCGCTTCGATTTTGCCGAGGCCGTGGTTTATCAGGACTATGATCGCCGAGAGTTCTTCCGTTTCAGCACAAGCACAGGGTTCTAA
- the rpsB gene encoding 30S ribosomal protein S2, translated as MALPDFSMRQLLEAGAHFGHQTHRWNPKMRPFIFGERSNIHIIDLSQTVPLLHQALVKVREVAANGGRVLFVGTKRQASEPVAQAAQRCAQYYMNHRWLGGTLTNWRTISISIARLRELEGILDQDGGPQGLTKKEILMLTREREKLERSLGGIKEMGGTPDLIFVIDTNKEAIAIQEARRLNIPVVAVVDTNCDPDPIDFPIPGNDDAARAIALYCDLVADAVLDGISDSQASLGVDMGAAVNPVVEPALAEESPEAPADAAPAEGEAAAAEPASEDAKA; from the coding sequence ATGGCCCTTCCTGACTTCTCCATGCGTCAGCTCCTTGAAGCTGGTGCGCACTTCGGTCACCAGACCCACCGCTGGAACCCCAAGATGCGTCCGTTCATCTTCGGTGAGCGTTCCAACATCCACATTATTGACCTGTCACAGACGGTTCCGCTGCTCCACCAGGCATTGGTGAAGGTGCGCGAAGTTGCCGCCAATGGCGGCCGCGTCCTGTTTGTCGGCACCAAGCGTCAGGCGTCCGAGCCGGTCGCGCAGGCTGCACAGCGTTGCGCGCAGTACTACATGAATCATCGCTGGCTCGGCGGCACGCTGACCAACTGGCGCACGATCTCTATTTCGATCGCCCGCCTGCGTGAGCTGGAAGGCATTCTCGATCAGGATGGCGGCCCGCAGGGCCTCACCAAGAAAGAGATCCTGATGCTCACCCGCGAACGCGAGAAGCTTGAGCGCTCGCTGGGCGGAATCAAGGAAATGGGCGGCACGCCGGACCTCATCTTCGTGATCGACACCAACAAGGAAGCGATCGCGATCCAGGAAGCCCGCCGTCTGAACATTCCGGTCGTGGCCGTGGTTGATACCAATTGCGATCCCGATCCGATCGATTTCCCGATCCCCGGCAATGATGATGCGGCCCGCGCCATCGCGCTTTACTGCGACCTCGTCGCCGATGCGGTGCTGGACGGCATTTCTGACAGCCAGGCATCGCTGGGCGTCGATATGGGCGCTGCGGTAAACCCGGTTGTGGAGCCTGCGCTGGCCGAAGAATCCCCCGAGGCGCCGGCTGATGCGGCCCCCGCGGAAGGTGAGGCCGCTGCGGCCGAGCCTGCCAGCGAAGACGCCAAAGCCTAA
- the dxr gene encoding 1-deoxy-D-xylulose-5-phosphate reductoisomerase, which produces MTRTISILGATGSVGLATLDLIGAAPEGRYELVALTANTRAQELADIALRLRPRFTALGDARHAPVLEAALAGSGLKWGAGPSAVAEAASMEADWTMAAIVGAAGLAPTLAAVKRGQVVALANKEALVCAGPLFMESARRSGATVLPVDSEHNAVFQALGGSDPANVRRIILTASGGPFRNSSLETMARASVRDAVAHPVWSMGAKISVDSATMMNKGLEVIEACHLFALPPEKVDVIVHPESILHGLVEHYDGGLLAQMGTPDMRTPIAHALGWPDRMETSVSRLDLPALGRLTFEAPDPERFPALELARDAFRQGGTSPLVLNAANEIAVDAFLNGHVGFLDIAAIVAESLERGEGVARGSLTDFDTVYAADAAARELAASLVKARAQHSASRVQGA; this is translated from the coding sequence ATGACGCGCACGATCTCCATTCTGGGGGCTACGGGCTCTGTCGGGTTGGCGACGCTGGACCTGATCGGTGCCGCGCCGGAGGGCCGCTACGAGCTTGTAGCGCTCACGGCCAATACCCGCGCGCAGGAGCTGGCAGACATCGCCCTGCGCCTGCGTCCGCGCTTTACGGCACTTGGCGATGCGCGTCACGCACCTGTGCTGGAGGCGGCGCTGGCCGGTTCCGGTCTCAAATGGGGTGCAGGGCCGTCAGCCGTCGCTGAAGCCGCGTCCATGGAAGCCGACTGGACCATGGCGGCGATTGTCGGCGCGGCCGGGCTAGCGCCCACGCTGGCAGCCGTAAAACGCGGCCAGGTCGTCGCGCTGGCCAACAAGGAAGCGCTGGTGTGTGCCGGCCCGCTATTCATGGAGAGCGCACGCCGCTCAGGCGCGACGGTTCTGCCGGTCGATTCTGAACACAATGCGGTCTTTCAGGCGCTTGGCGGCAGCGATCCCGCCAATGTGCGCCGGATCATCCTGACCGCATCTGGCGGCCCGTTCCGCAATTCCAGCCTTGAGACCATGGCGCGCGCCAGCGTGCGCGACGCCGTCGCCCACCCGGTCTGGTCAATGGGTGCCAAGATCTCGGTGGATTCGGCGACGATGATGAATAAGGGCCTGGAGGTTATCGAGGCTTGCCATCTCTTCGCCCTGCCGCCGGAAAAGGTGGATGTGATCGTCCACCCTGAATCGATCCTGCACGGGCTGGTGGAGCATTATGATGGCGGGCTTCTGGCCCAGATGGGCACGCCGGACATGCGCACGCCGATAGCCCATGCGCTGGGCTGGCCGGACCGTATGGAGACCAGTGTTTCGCGTCTTGATCTGCCAGCCCTGGGCAGGCTGACCTTTGAAGCGCCTGATCCGGAGCGCTTTCCGGCGCTCGAACTGGCGCGCGATGCGTTCCGGCAGGGCGGTACCAGCCCGCTGGTACTGAACGCGGCCAACGAGATTGCGGTTGATGCCTTTCTGAATGGTCATGTCGGCTTCCTTGACATCGCCGCAATCGTTGCGGAGTCTCTGGAGCGGGGTGAGGGGGTAGCCAGAGGTTCATTGACCGATTTCGATACGGTATATGCGGCGGACGCTGCGGCACGCGAGCTGGCGGCATCGCTGGTGAAGGCGCGCGCGCAGCATAGCGCCAGCCGCGTACAGGGAGCATAA
- a CDS encoding phosphatidate cytidylyltransferase, with translation MSLLARLPGPRDPVFLRRLASALVLAPLALGLVWYGGYPFAIFVAAFAAAMAWEWVRMSDRDAPPRAFSIATGTAVGSVLLAASGEWAWCALWVLAGAVSAYLDRRRRGRAWEAPLGVIYVASAASILVGLRGMDGGLGAVLFLLAVVWAADTFAYLAGTWLGGPKLLPAASPNKTWTGLVAGVGCGAAAGVIVAGLWGLDPAYALAAALPAAGTAVAGDLVMSLAKRRFGVKDAGTLIPGHGGVLDRVDALMLATVFAGLFAMLAPAGWPGSGI, from the coding sequence GTGAGTTTGTTGGCACGCCTTCCCGGACCGCGCGACCCGGTTTTCCTGCGCCGGCTGGCGTCCGCGCTGGTGCTGGCGCCGCTGGCGCTCGGCCTGGTGTGGTATGGCGGCTATCCGTTCGCGATTTTCGTGGCTGCCTTCGCCGCCGCCATGGCGTGGGAGTGGGTGCGCATGTCTGACCGCGATGCGCCGCCGCGCGCCTTCTCGATTGCCACCGGAACGGCCGTCGGCAGCGTCCTGCTGGCAGCCAGTGGCGAGTGGGCGTGGTGCGCCCTGTGGGTGCTGGCCGGTGCGGTATCAGCCTATCTCGACCGGCGCAGGCGGGGCAGGGCGTGGGAGGCTCCGCTGGGTGTGATCTATGTCGCCAGCGCGGCGAGTATTCTTGTCGGCTTGCGCGGTATGGATGGCGGGCTGGGCGCGGTCCTGTTCCTGCTGGCGGTGGTGTGGGCGGCTGACACGTTCGCCTATCTGGCGGGCACCTGGCTTGGCGGTCCGAAGCTTCTGCCCGCGGCCAGTCCCAACAAGACCTGGACCGGGCTGGTCGCCGGTGTCGGGTGCGGCGCGGCTGCCGGGGTGATTGTGGCAGGGCTGTGGGGGCTGGACCCGGCTTATGCCCTGGCCGCAGCTCTGCCGGCTGCTGGCACGGCTGTTGCGGGTGATCTGGTAATGTCACTCGCCAAGCGCCGGTTTGGCGTGAAGGATGCAGGCACGCTGATCCCCGGGCATGGCGGGGTGCTCGACCGGGTGGATGCCTTGATGCTTGCGACCGTTTTTGCCGGCCTGTTTGCAATGCTGGCTCCCGCTGGCTGGCCGGGCAGTGGTATCTAG
- a CDS encoding OmpH family outer membrane protein, translating into MTFQASRIASKRLRAFFAGIVLALGTLGVAHAQNILVINEETILTESQVGRHIAGQLEVIGREIQTELEAAAQPLTQENEALQAETSALSQEAIQQRPDLIQRAQQLQQNAQQLERLRRLRQQELVATERQALQPVLQALEAVLQEVVNERNATVLLDRSQVVFAADSVDVTSTVVERLNQRIQTTPVTRVRAPENGQ; encoded by the coding sequence ATGACTTTCCAAGCCAGCCGGATTGCAAGCAAGCGCTTGCGTGCGTTTTTTGCCGGTATCGTTCTTGCTCTGGGCACGCTCGGCGTCGCTCACGCACAGAACATTCTGGTGATTAACGAAGAGACCATTCTGACCGAAAGCCAGGTCGGGCGGCATATTGCCGGCCAGCTGGAGGTGATCGGCCGTGAAATCCAGACCGAACTGGAGGCGGCAGCTCAGCCTCTCACGCAGGAGAACGAAGCCCTGCAGGCAGAAACGTCGGCTCTCAGCCAGGAAGCCATTCAGCAGCGCCCGGACCTTATCCAGCGCGCTCAGCAGCTGCAGCAGAACGCCCAGCAGCTTGAGCGTCTGCGCCGTTTGCGTCAGCAGGAGCTTGTGGCGACCGAGCGTCAGGCCCTCCAGCCTGTTCTGCAGGCGCTGGAAGCCGTCCTTCAGGAGGTCGTGAACGAGCGCAATGCGACTGTGCTCCTTGACCGTTCGCAGGTCGTTTTCGCGGCTGACAGCGTGGATGTGACGTCTACGGTGGTCGAGCGTCTGAACCAGCGTATCCAGACGACGCCGGTGACGCGTGTCCGCGCGCCCGAGAATGGTCAGTAG
- the tsf gene encoding translation elongation factor Ts, with the protein MAEITAALVKDLRERTGAGMMDCKKALAETNGDVEAAIDWLRKKGLSKAAKKADRVAADGLVGVASVDRGDGMAAAAVEVNAETDFVARNELFQAAVSEITTLGIDAGDVDALRQAKMASGETVEASLTNLIAKIGENMSLRRVSALSVNAGVVASYVHNAAADGLGKIGVLVALESTGDKAVLAELGRKVAMHVAAGSPAVALAVDVDELSADVIEREKAVFADQARQSGKPEAIIEKMVEGRLRKFYEEVVLLKQVFVFDPDLTVEGAIAAAAKDAGAPIKLTGFVRMVLGEGVERKEEDFAAEVAALGKS; encoded by the coding sequence ATGGCCGAGATCACAGCCGCTCTCGTCAAGGACCTGCGCGAACGCACCGGCGCGGGCATGATGGACTGCAAGAAAGCGCTCGCCGAAACCAATGGTGACGTCGAAGCCGCCATTGACTGGCTTCGCAAGAAGGGCCTGTCCAAGGCTGCCAAGAAAGCTGACCGTGTTGCCGCTGACGGTCTGGTCGGCGTCGCGTCGGTTGATCGGGGCGACGGTATGGCGGCGGCTGCGGTCGAGGTGAATGCCGAGACCGATTTCGTCGCGCGTAACGAGCTGTTCCAGGCTGCTGTTTCCGAAATCACCACGCTGGGCATTGATGCAGGCGATGTTGATGCCCTGCGCCAGGCCAAGATGGCTTCTGGTGAAACCGTGGAAGCCAGTCTGACCAATCTGATCGCCAAGATCGGCGAGAACATGTCCCTGCGCCGTGTGTCGGCCCTGTCGGTCAATGCCGGTGTGGTGGCCAGCTATGTCCACAACGCTGCGGCCGACGGGCTTGGCAAGATCGGCGTGCTGGTGGCTCTGGAGTCCACCGGCGACAAGGCCGTGCTCGCAGAGCTCGGCCGCAAGGTGGCCATGCACGTTGCCGCCGGTTCGCCGGCTGTGGCGCTGGCGGTCGATGTGGACGAGCTGTCTGCTGACGTCATCGAGCGTGAGAAGGCCGTGTTTGCTGACCAGGCACGCCAGTCCGGCAAGCCCGAAGCCATTATCGAGAAGATGGTGGAAGGGCGCCTTCGCAAATTCTACGAGGAAGTCGTGCTGTTAAAGCAGGTCTTCGTCTTTGATCCGGATCTGACGGTTGAAGGCGCCATTGCGGCGGCGGCCAAGGATGCAGGCGCCCCCATCAAGCTCACCGGCTTTGTCCGCATGGTGCTCGGTGAAGGCGTCGAGCGCAAAGAAGAAGATTTCGCTGCCGAAGTGGCCGCGCTCGGCAAATCGTGA
- the pyrH gene encoding UMP kinase, whose amino-acid sequence MPADARPVPSGPYRRVLLKVSGEALMGSQSYGIDMETAERIAEEVGAAVKAGYEMCLVIGGGNIFRGLQAAAKGMDRAAADYMGMLATVMNALAMQTALERRGVQTRVQSAIPMTTVCEPYIRRRAVRHMEKGRVVIFAAGTGNPFFTTDTAAALRAAEMGCDALFKGTQVDGVYSADPKKDPKAERYDQLDYLDVIARDLKVMDASAVTLMRDNQIPIVVFDIHRTNGLADVLDGRGVCTVVGPRPAMKQ is encoded by the coding sequence ATTCCCGCCGACGCCCGCCCGGTTCCCTCCGGACCCTATCGCAGGGTCCTTTTGAAGGTTTCGGGCGAAGCGTTGATGGGAAGCCAGTCCTACGGGATCGACATGGAAACGGCCGAACGCATCGCCGAGGAAGTCGGCGCTGCGGTGAAGGCCGGATATGAAATGTGTCTGGTGATTGGCGGCGGGAATATTTTCCGTGGCCTGCAGGCAGCCGCCAAGGGCATGGACCGCGCTGCGGCGGACTATATGGGCATGCTGGCGACGGTGATGAACGCGCTGGCCATGCAGACGGCGCTGGAGCGCCGGGGCGTACAGACACGTGTCCAGTCTGCCATCCCCATGACGACGGTGTGCGAGCCCTATATCCGCCGCCGGGCGGTCCGCCACATGGAAAAGGGCCGGGTGGTCATTTTCGCGGCTGGTACCGGCAATCCCTTCTTTACCACCGACACGGCGGCAGCGCTGCGCGCAGCAGAGATGGGCTGTGACGCGCTGTTCAAGGGTACCCAGGTTGACGGCGTGTATTCGGCTGATCCCAAGAAAGACCCGAAGGCCGAGCGCTATGACCAGCTGGATTACCTGGACGTGATCGCGCGCGACCTGAAGGTCATGGACGCATCAGCCGTCACGCTTATGCGCGACAACCAGATTCCCATCGTCGTGTTCGATATCCACCGTACAAACGGCCTGGCCGATGTGCTCGACGGACGGGGTGTATGCACCGTGGTCGGGCCCCGGCCGGCGATGAAACAGTGA
- the frr gene encoding ribosome recycling factor: MSKAGDFDLKDIERRMDGAVEALKKEFAGLRTGRASIALLDPIKIDAYGSPTPINQVGTVSVPEPRMLSVQVWDKNLAPAVDKAIRNSSLGLNPVVEGTLIRIPIPPLNEERRAELAKTAGSYAEQARVAVRNVRRDGMEALKRAEKDNLISEDEHKRYSDQVQKATDNSIGSIDELLKAKQDEITQV; the protein is encoded by the coding sequence ATGAGCAAGGCTGGCGATTTTGATCTCAAGGACATTGAGCGCCGCATGGACGGCGCTGTGGAAGCACTGAAGAAGGAGTTCGCCGGGCTGCGAACCGGTCGCGCCAGCATTGCGCTGCTCGATCCGATCAAGATCGACGCCTATGGCAGCCCCACACCGATCAATCAGGTGGGGACGGTCTCTGTGCCGGAGCCGCGCATGCTGTCGGTCCAGGTCTGGGACAAGAATCTGGCACCGGCTGTCGACAAGGCGATCCGCAACTCATCGCTGGGTCTCAATCCGGTGGTGGAAGGCACGCTGATCCGCATTCCGATCCCGCCGCTCAACGAAGAACGCCGCGCCGAGCTTGCCAAGACAGCCGGAAGCTATGCCGAACAGGCCCGCGTGGCGGTGCGCAATGTCCGCCGTGATGGCATGGAAGCGCTCAAGCGCGCCGAGAAGGACAATCTGATCAGCGAGGATGAGCACAAGCGCTATTCCGATCAGGTCCAGAAGGCGACCGATAACAGCATCGGCTCGATTGACGAGCTCCTGAAAGCCAAGCAGGACGAAATCACGCAGGTCTGA